One window from the genome of Oreochromis niloticus isolate F11D_XX linkage group LG20, O_niloticus_UMD_NMBU, whole genome shotgun sequence encodes:
- the LOC106098908 gene encoding uncharacterized protein LOC106098908 gives MDPAVTTDGIGEELQRLSRIITRICGCADPRVVSTGLAAIDAILQKAPQLRQFPQLFEAFDSLAPLKEELRARALAQRVLNAASAPTTPTRKRLSSPLPHEPEAVRVGTLRLTAAPPSSHRSSAPPPPPQSSCTEQHTETVEAIDFGDDERQQVLRAYREEELRWKPWLIPEEELSPVAPPRTSRSASPPRSDFTSPASFLARMWEDDEEITTTSPLASVASASIVPTSRKNRRQRRRRTALPSGVSDCVSVSHDPPIVKSEMCIDSPGLETITELCSETGSTVFSCLEKPTTEIMEFDLCERQQAALNTTHSLNK, from the exons ATGGACCCAGCGGTCACTACTGATGGGATCGGGGAGGAGCTGCAGCGGCTCAGCCGGATCATAACACGCATCTGTGGGTGCGCGGACCCCAGAGTGGTGTCCACTGGGTTGGCGGCCATAGACGCCATCCTTCAGAAGGCGCCACAGCTCCGGCAGTTTCCCCAGCTTTTTGAGGCGTTCGACTCTCTGGCCCCCCTGAAGGAGGAGCTTCGCGCCCGTGCGCTGGCTCAGAGAGTGTTGAACGCCGCCTCAGCACCTACGACTCCGACCCGTAAACGGTTGTCGTCGCCGCTGCCTCACGAGCCGGAGGCAGTCAGAGTAGGGACACTGAGGCTCACCGCTGCACCGCCATCTTCTCACCGTTCATCGGCTCCCCCGCCTCCGCCACAGTCAAGCTGCACTGAGCAGCACACGGAGACGGTGGAGGCCATAGATTTTGGTGATGATGAGCGGCAGCAGGTGTTACGGGCTTATCGGGAGGAGGAGCTCCGTTGGAAGCCCTGGCTCATTCCAGAGGAGGAACTCTCACCTGTTGCACCGCCTCGGACGAGCCGCTCGGCCTCTCCACCCCGCTCGGACTTTACTTCACCTGCCTCTTTTCTGGCGAGGATGTGGGAGGACGACGAGGAGATCACCACCACGTCACCCTTGGCTTCGGTGGCTTCAGCATCCATCGTACCCACTTCCAGAAAGAACCGGCGTCAGCGCCGCCGTCGCACCGCGCTACCCTCGGGGGTGAgtgactgtgtgtctgtgtctcatgATCCTCCTATAGTAAAGAGCGAGATGTGTATTGATTCGCCGGGCCTGGAAACTATAACTGAATTGTGTTCTGAGACTGGAAGTACAGTGTTTAGTTGTTTAGAAAAACCTACTACGGAAATCATGGAGTTCGACCTCTGTGAGCGGCAGCAAGCAGCT CTCAACACCACCCATTCTCTTAATAAATGA